The Methanomethylovorans hollandica DSM 15978 genome includes a region encoding these proteins:
- a CDS encoding diaminopimelate decarboxylase family protein → MVSKALPFTKEKISEIIAQYPTPFHLYDENGIRENARRLKEAFSILEGFQEFFAVKALPNPYIIKILKEEGFGADCSSLPELLLAENTGIVGESIMFSSNDTPADEFRKAKELGAIINLDDVSHIKFLEDEAGLPELVCCRYNPGPLKEGNAIIGRPEEAKYGFTREQLFEGYRYMRDKGVKRFGLHTMVASNELNPRYFVETAKLLFELIADISGELGIKFEFVNLGGGIGIPYHPKQEPVPYDVIARGVREEYAKIIESNGLAPLKIYLECGRVITGPYGYLVTTVRHMKHIYKDYVGTDACMANLMRPGLYGAYHHITVLGKEDEQPCFKYDVTGSLCENNDKFAIDRMLPQVQRGDILVIHDTGAHGYAMGFNYNGKLRSAEILLRQDGSFAQIRRAETVDDYFVTLDMAGLNSFS, encoded by the coding sequence ATGGTATCAAAAGCACTCCCTTTCACAAAAGAAAAGATCTCTGAGATAATTGCACAATATCCCACACCTTTCCATCTGTATGATGAGAACGGTATCAGGGAAAATGCCCGCAGGCTCAAGGAAGCTTTCAGCATACTGGAAGGTTTCCAGGAGTTCTTTGCTGTGAAAGCTCTTCCAAACCCCTATATTATAAAGATCCTCAAGGAAGAGGGGTTTGGAGCAGATTGCAGTTCTCTGCCTGAGTTATTGCTTGCAGAGAATACCGGCATCGTGGGAGAATCTATTATGTTCAGTTCAAATGACACTCCGGCAGATGAGTTCAGGAAGGCCAAAGAACTGGGTGCTATAATAAATCTCGATGATGTAAGCCATATCAAATTCCTGGAAGATGAGGCCGGCCTGCCGGAACTTGTATGCTGCAGGTATAACCCGGGCCCTCTGAAGGAAGGCAATGCAATAATCGGCCGACCTGAGGAAGCCAAGTATGGCTTTACCCGTGAGCAGCTCTTTGAGGGATACAGGTACATGAGGGATAAAGGTGTGAAGAGATTTGGCCTACACACCATGGTAGCATCCAATGAGTTAAACCCACGGTATTTTGTAGAAACGGCAAAGCTCCTTTTCGAGCTTATAGCTGATATTTCCGGTGAGCTTGGTATAAAGTTCGAGTTCGTGAACCTTGGGGGAGGCATTGGTATACCTTATCATCCGAAGCAAGAGCCTGTGCCTTATGATGTCATTGCCAGGGGCGTCAGGGAGGAGTATGCAAAGATCATTGAATCGAACGGTTTGGCTCCTCTTAAGATCTATCTGGAATGCGGACGTGTGATAACAGGTCCTTATGGATATCTTGTTACAACAGTACGTCACATGAAACATATCTATAAGGACTACGTCGGCACTGACGCATGTATGGCCAACCTCATGAGGCCCGGTCTATATGGTGCATATCACCACATTACCGTTCTTGGCAAGGAGGACGAGCAGCCGTGTTTCAAGTACGATGTCACTGGTTCTCTATGTGAGAATAATGACAAGTTTGCCATTGATAGGATGCTTCCGCAAGTGCAGCGTGGAGATATTCTGGTCATCCATGACACTGGAGCTCATGGCTATGCTATGGGTTTCAACTACAATGGTAAACTCCGATCTGCAGAGATCCTGCTAAGACAAGATGGCAGCTTTGCACAGATCCGCAGGGCTGAGACTGTGGATGACTATTTTGTGACGCTGGATATGGCTGGTCTTAACAGTTTCAGTTAA
- a CDS encoding HAD hydrolase-like protein, giving the protein MKPALIFDMDGVLVDSMHLHVAACEMAFSEACIHISPELIYEPAGSNDRGIMEKMLSYFSSPDEILLYIKK; this is encoded by the coding sequence ATGAAGCCTGCCCTTATCTTTGATATGGATGGGGTGCTTGTAGATTCCATGCATCTGCATGTAGCTGCTTGTGAGATGGCATTTTCAGAAGCATGTATCCATATATCTCCTGAATTAATTTATGAGCCTGCGGGGTCAAATGATAGGGGTATTATGGAAAAGATGCTGTCTTATTTCAGCTCTCCTGATGAAATACTGTTGTATATCAAAAAGTAA
- a CDS encoding carboxymuconolactone decarboxylase family protein — MRMLEEFFPEFAQKLDEVDEIYRDKRTIDEKTYQFICFALSIKARSKPCVLKHFKGALEAGATVKELTYILALTMREAAGADDCWTHDVIGEWKEILKGNISCCCAGDKD; from the coding sequence ATGAGGATGCTGGAGGAGTTTTTCCCGGAATTCGCACAGAAGCTGGATGAGGTCGATGAGATATACAGGGACAAAAGAACAATTGATGAAAAGACATATCAATTCATCTGTTTTGCTCTTTCAATTAAAGCCCGCTCAAAACCCTGTGTACTTAAACATTTCAAAGGTGCTCTTGAAGCAGGCGCAACTGTGAAAGAATTGACCTATATCCTGGCTTTGACAATGCGTGAGGCCGCAGGTGCGGATGACTGCTGGACCCATGATGTCATAGGCGAGTGGAAAGAAATCCTTAAAGGCAACATATCCTGCTGTTGTGCAGGAGACAAAGATTAA
- a CDS encoding DUF1616 domain-containing protein yields MPHKRNNSIDLPIVAVLVLLTDLFVLIPELASTPIRTILGLPMVLFLPGYALIAALFPAKDDLDGIERLALGFGLSIAVVPLIGLGLNYTSWGIRLVPILVSLSVFTLLMCVIAFYRRAQLPSEKAFSVSSGDVYAAIKEPVSGQSENKLDRILTIILVISVLLSVVALVYVVVTPKQGEKFTEFYILGMDGKAENYTTLYTLGDSGEVIVGVVNHEYELVKYTMDIRLDNESLPVPANAKSFSLEHNATWEEPVEFTPNSVGDNMKLEFLLYKNDNLTVPYRDLHLWVNVTGGV; encoded by the coding sequence ATGCCACATAAAAGGAATAATTCTATTGATCTTCCTATTGTTGCCGTTCTAGTATTGCTTACTGACTTATTCGTGTTAATACCGGAGCTGGCTTCCACACCTATTAGGACTATACTCGGTTTGCCTATGGTACTTTTCCTTCCGGGCTATGCTTTGATAGCCGCTCTTTTTCCGGCAAAGGATGACCTGGATGGAATTGAGCGTCTTGCATTGGGTTTTGGTCTGAGTATCGCCGTAGTGCCACTGATAGGTCTCGGGCTTAACTACACTTCTTGGGGTATAAGGCTCGTTCCAATATTGGTCTCTTTATCAGTCTTCACTCTCTTGATGTGTGTAATTGCATTTTACAGAAGAGCTCAGCTTCCTTCTGAAAAGGCATTCTCGGTGTCCTCAGGTGATGTATATGCAGCCATTAAAGAGCCAGTCAGCGGGCAATCAGAAAACAAGCTGGACCGCATTCTGACTATTATTCTTGTGATCTCGGTACTGTTATCTGTGGTGGCACTTGTTTATGTTGTGGTAACTCCAAAACAAGGTGAAAAGTTCACAGAATTCTATATTCTTGGTATGGATGGCAAGGCCGAAAATTATACTACTCTCTACACTCTGGGGGACAGTGGTGAAGTGATCGTTGGTGTGGTCAATCACGAATATGAGCTTGTTAAATATACAATGGACATTAGACTCGACAATGAATCGCTTCCGGTTCCAGCCAATGCCAAGAGTTTCAGTTTGGAACATAATGCTACCTGGGAGGAGCCTGTAGAGTTCACGCCAAATTCTGTTGGCGATAACATGAAATTAGAGTTCCTGCTCTACAAGAACGATAATTTGACTGTTCCTTACAGAGATCTCCATCTCTGGGTCAATGTAACAGGAGGGGTCTAA
- a CDS encoding CPBP family intramembrane glutamic endopeptidase: MQDSEKYDHGKWQEHDFSRLTTRSALLVLLTILLIVFAEILMFSGILGAAILLHTLLLIVVSIGTVSIKDKYVAWALQALMLLPLLRLINFSMPVFSEMVLYRYFYIYVPLFIPIFLIIRHQSFSSVQLGLSFKKFLLYLPLSLVIGLLIAELEYFIYPAVPLVPDTSFYNMMDVFLIMIFCVGLVEELVFRSILQTRLEGVFGPAIGLIATSLLFGIMSSTHGIGPGIIFASLVGLILGYMFIKTRSLPFVALTHGIVNVFLFSIIPLLGPGLGIF, encoded by the coding sequence ATGCAGGATAGTGAAAAATATGATCATGGAAAATGGCAGGAGCATGACTTCTCCCGTTTGACTACAAGGTCTGCACTTCTTGTTTTACTTACTATCTTACTCATAGTGTTTGCGGAAATCTTAATGTTCTCTGGAATCCTGGGAGCCGCTATCCTACTACATACTCTTCTTCTTATAGTTGTGTCCATAGGCACTGTCAGCATCAAAGATAAATATGTAGCATGGGCACTGCAGGCTCTTATGCTCTTGCCTCTGTTAAGGCTGATCAATTTCTCTATGCCTGTGTTCTCTGAAATGGTCTTGTATCGGTATTTCTATATATATGTACCACTGTTTATACCTATATTCCTTATAATAAGGCATCAAAGCTTTTCCTCGGTACAGCTTGGACTGTCCTTCAAGAAATTTCTTCTTTACTTGCCTCTCTCATTAGTGATCGGTTTGCTGATTGCAGAATTAGAGTACTTTATTTACCCTGCTGTTCCTCTTGTACCAGATACATCTTTCTATAATATGATGGACGTTTTCTTGATTATGATCTTTTGCGTAGGTTTGGTGGAGGAGCTTGTATTCAGGTCTATTCTTCAAACTAGACTCGAAGGTGTGTTTGGTCCTGCGATAGGGCTCATTGCTACTAGTTTGCTTTTTGGTATTATGAGTTCCACTCATGGAATAGGTCCAGGGATCATCTTTGCATCGCTGGTAGGTCTTATACTTGGTTACATGTTCATCAAAACCCGAAGCCTTCCATTTGTTGCTCTTACCCACGGTATTGTCAATGTTTTCCTTTTCAGCATTATACCCTTGTTAGGACCAGGGCTAGGGATATTCTAA